One Cervus elaphus chromosome 28, mCerEla1.1, whole genome shotgun sequence DNA segment encodes these proteins:
- the GPR6 gene encoding G-protein coupled receptor 6 — MNASVSSLNDSQVVAVAAEGAAAAATAAGARDTGEWGHPAAAAAAALGSGGAANASLELSSQLPAGPPGLLLSAVNPWDVLLCVSGTVIAGENALVVALIASTPALRTPMFVLVGSLATADLLAGCGLILHFVFQYVVPSETVSLLTVGFLVTSFAASVSSLLAITVDRYLSLYNALTYYSRRTLLGVHLLLAATWTVSLGLGLLPVLGWNCLAERAACSVVRPLTRSHVALLSATFFAVFGIMLHLYVRICQVVWRHAHQIALQQHCLAPPHFAATRKGVGTLAVVLGTFGASWLPFAIYCVVGSHEDPDVYTYATLLPATYNSMINPIIYAFRNQEIQRALWLLFCGCFQSKVPFRSRSPSEV, encoded by the coding sequence ATGAACGCGAGCGTCTCTTCGCTCAACGACTCCCAGGTGGTGGCAGTGGCGGCCGAGGGTGCGGCGGCAGCGGCCACCGCAGCAGGAGCGCGGGACACCGGTGAATGGGGGCACCCGGCAGCCGCAGCGGCGGCGGCGCTGGGGAGCGGCGGCGCAGCTAATGCGTCGCTGGAGTTGTCTTCGCAGCTGCCAGCGGGGCCGCCGGGGCTGCTGCTGTCCGCAGTGAATCCATGGGACGTACTGCTCTGCGTGTCTGGGACGGTGATCGCAGGCGAAAATGCCCTGGTAGTGGCGCTCATCGCGTCTACCCCTGCGCTGCGCACGCCCATGTTCGTGCTGGTGGGCAGCCTGGCCACCGCCGACCTGCTGGCGGGCTGCGGTCTCATCCTGCACTTCGTATTCCAATACGTGGTGCCCTCAGAGACCGTGAGCCTGCTCACTGTGGGCTTCCTTGTGACCTCGTTCGCTGCCTCAGTCAGCAGCCTGCTGGCCATCACGGTGGACCGCTACCTGTCCCTCTATAACGCACTCACCTATTACTCGCGACGGACCCTGTTGGGCGTGCACCTCCTTCTTGCTGCCACCTGGACGGTGTCCTTAGGCCTCGGGCTGCTGCCGGTGCTTGGCTGGAATTGCCTGGCGGAGCGCGCCGCCTGCAGCGTGGTGCGCCCGCTGACGCGCAGCCATGTGGCGCTGCTCTCTGCCACCTTCTTCGCGGTCTTCGGCATCATGCTGCACCTGTACGTGCGCATCTGCCAGGTGGTCTGGCGGCACGCACACCAGATCGCGCTGCAGCAGCACTGCCTGGCGCCGCCCCACTTTGCTGCCACCAGAAAAGGTGTGGGTACGCTGGCAGTGGTGCTGGGCACTTTCGGTGCCAGCTGGCTGCCCTTTGCCATCTACTGCGTGGTAGGTAGCCACGAGGACCCAGATGTCTACACCTACGCCACCCTGCTGCCCGCCACCTACAACTCTATGATCAATCCTATCATCTATGCCTTCCGCAACCAGGAGATCCAACGCGCCCTGTGGCTCCTGTTTTGTGGCTGTTTCCAGTCCAAAGTGCCCTTCCGCTCCAGGTCCCCCAGTGAGGTCTGA